The genomic window TCGTCTCCGCGTGCTACAGCCTGGGCATGCTCTACAACCGGATGCGGCAGCGGGACAAGGCCGTCGCCGTGCTCAAGCGCTTCGGCGACCTGAAGTCCCAGGAGTTGGCGGTCGGGTCCTATGGGGTCGTGAAGCCGTACGCCGGGCGTGGCAAGTACTACACGGCGCTCGGAGCCGACAGCCTGCCGATCCCCGCGACGCCCATGTCCCCGGCGCCCCGGCTCCTCTTCGCGCCGGAGATCCGCTCGATCGACTGCGTCCTCTCCGCCTGGTCCTGGGCCGGAGGCGAGGTCGCGCTGCCGGGCATCGCCGTCGGCGACGTGGATGGGGACGGGGACCAGGACGTGATCCTCTGCGGGGCCGGCACGGACGGCGGCGTGGTGCTCCTCGCGAATGACGGCAAGGGGGCCTTCGGGAGGCCGGTCCGCCTCGCCGATCGGGGCGTCTCGCCCTGCCTGGGCGACCTGGACAACGACGGCGACCTGGACCTCTGGCTCGGGCGCGACGGGCAGGACCAGCTTCTCCTCAATGACGGCAGGGGGGCGTTCAAGCCGGCGCCGATCTCGACCGCGAAGGACGGGGCCTGCCTGACCGCGTGCGCCCGCCTGGCGGACCTGGACAGCGACGGAGACCTGGACCTGATGTCGCTGCGGATCAAGGCCGGAGCGGTGCCGGGCGATGCCTCGCAGACGGCGAGCCCCTCGACGCTCCTGAACAACAACGGCGACGGCACGTTCCCGGACCTGGCCGGGGTCCTCGGGCTGGACCTGCCCGACAGGCCGAGTTCGGCGGTGGTGTTCGACGACTTCGACGACGACCGGGACGTCGACCTGGTGCTGGTCTCGCCCAAGGCACCCCCGCTCGCCTGGGAGAACCACCGGGTCGGGCGCTTCCGCATCCTGGACTCGAAGGTCACCCGGCTCGATCTCGCGGGCGCACGGAGCGTGACGACCGGGAATCCATTCAAGACCGGGAAGCGTGACCTCCTCCTCTTCGCGGGCAAGGAGCTTGCCCTCTACCACAACCGAGGCGGCTGGAAGTTCGAGCGGGACGATGAGTTTTCCTCGAGATACGGGACCCTCGGGGGCACGAGCGGGCAGTTCGCCGACCTGGACAACGACGGCGACCTGGACGTGCTGATCGCCGACGCACACCGCCGCGACGGGAGCCGAGGGCCGGCCGTCCTCCTGAACGACTGGCCCATCAAGCGGTTCATCGAGGCCACCGAGGCGGACGCCGGCAGCCTGCTCCCGCGCTGGAAATGCGCGGGGGATGCCGTCGCCGTCGCGGCGGACTTCGACGGCGACGGGACGCTCGATCTGCTGGTGGCCTCGATGGGGGGGCCGCCGGTCGTCTTCGACAACGCCACGCGCGGGTCCCACTGGCTGGCCCTCGATCTGAAGGGCCAGCGAGGGCAGGATCAGAACTCCCGCTCGCCCTCGACGTCGATCGGCGCACGGGTCGAGTTGCGTTCCGGGGCCGTCTCCCAGCAGTACGTCGTCGGGACTCCGGCGGGCGGGACGGCCATGCCGCCAACACGGGTGCACGCGGGGCTCGGCGCGTCGCCTTCGGTGGACTGGCTGCGCGTCAACTGGCCCGACTCGCTGCTCCAGGCGGAGGTCGAGGTCCTCGGCGACCGGCCCCTGACCCTGAATGAGGAATCGCGTCGGCCGAGTTCCTGCCCGCACCTGTTCGCCTGGAACGGGCACGCGTACGGGTTCGTCTCGGACTTTGGCGGTGTGGGCGGCCTCGGCTTCCGCACCGGCCCGGGCTCGTTCGCGACGCCTGACCCGACGGAGTACGTCGCCATCCCCAACCTCGCCCCCCTCGACGGCGAGTACATCCTCCAGGTCGTCGAGCCGCTCCAGGAACTCGTCTACTTCGACGAGGCCAAGCTGATCGCGGTCGATCACCCGGCCGGCACGACGATCCTGCCGAACGAGATGGCCG from Aquisphaera giovannonii includes these protein-coding regions:
- a CDS encoding FG-GAP-like repeat-containing protein — protein: MPSAGEPAKALAAFNQGTALLEQYRYKDAAAKLRTVVEAFPEWTAARFNYGLALLNLPDDADALKKAGEELGRVVATTPEHRPAQFCLGILEAHGGEYSKAVGHFAKVHEADPEDAFVAFEYAEALRKLDRNDEALGVLERVVERDPGFVSACYSLGMLYNRMRQRDKAVAVLKRFGDLKSQELAVGSYGVVKPYAGRGKYYTALGADSLPIPATPMSPAPRLLFAPEIRSIDCVLSAWSWAGGEVALPGIAVGDVDGDGDQDVILCGAGTDGGVVLLANDGKGAFGRPVRLADRGVSPCLGDLDNDGDLDLWLGRDGQDQLLLNDGRGAFKPAPISTAKDGACLTACARLADLDSDGDLDLMSLRIKAGAVPGDASQTASPSTLLNNNGDGTFPDLAGVLGLDLPDRPSSAVVFDDFDDDRDVDLVLVSPKAPPLAWENHRVGRFRILDSKVTRLDLAGARSVTTGNPFKTGKRDLLLFAGKELALYHNRGGWKFERDDEFSSRYGTLGGTSGQFADLDNDGDLDVLIADAHRRDGSRGPAVLLNDWPIKRFIEATEADAGSLLPRWKCAGDAVAVAADFDGDGTLDLLVASMGGPPVVFDNATRGSHWLALDLKGQRGQDQNSRSPSTSIGARVELRSGAVSQQYVVGTPAGGTAMPPTRVHAGLGASPSVDWLRVNWPDSLLQAEVEVLGDRPLTLNEESRRPSSCPHLFAWNGHAYGFVSDFGGVGGLGFRTGPGSFATPDPTEYVAIPNLAPLDGEYILQVVEPLQELVYFDEAKLIAVDHPAGTTILPNEMAAVGLAPPPFEVFCFREAIAPVRATNGRGDDVTDALARTDRVFAGPVECDRRFVGFAKDHFVELDFGDRLESLPTDTRRILCLDGWVEYSDSTSNFAASQAGLRLKAPSVLVERDGKWTELLHEAGYPAGINHTMTLDLTGKLRPGDRRIRIATNMDVSWDRIYVALPGPASSFGLKEVAPRRADLHFLGYPREYSPDGRQPTLFDYSKVSKSDTWHRLPGAYTRYGDVLDLVTRTDDRFAVMAAGDEITLRFPADAFGPVPAGCVRTFLLKSDSFCKDMDLYTGAGDNVEPMPYHDMKEYPYDPATAPPVPEDVRRSRDQYNTRVIAP